The following coding sequences are from one Deltaproteobacteria bacterium window:
- a CDS encoding response regulator gives MVRILVIDDEAQVRDVLRQMLEKAGYEVVEAPEGAEGLQLHRKHPVDLIITDIVMPGKEGIETILALRKCVPKVKIIAISGGGHMNKLDLLSVAQEFGAARTLAKPFARKELLAAVQEVLG, from the coding sequence ATGGTGCGCATTTTAGTGATCGACGACGAGGCCCAGGTGCGCGACGTGCTACGACAAATGCTAGAGAAGGCGGGGTATGAGGTTGTCGAGGCACCGGAGGGAGCGGAAGGGCTCCAACTCCATCGAAAGCATCCTGTAGACCTCATCATCACGGACATCGTCATGCCGGGCAAAGAGGGCATCGAAACGATTTTGGCGTTGCGCAAGTGCGTGCCCAAAGTCAAGATTATCGCCATCTCGGGCGGAGGGCACATGAACAAGCTCGATTTGCTCTCCGTCGCGCAGGAATTTGGGGCCGCACGCACCCTGGCCAAGCCCTTTGCCCGTAAAGAGCTGCTAGCCGCAGTGCAAGAGGTCTTAGGATAA
- a CDS encoding adenylate/guanylate cyclase domain-containing protein — protein MSSTEHPSLPMPPVERRLAAILSADVAGYSRLMGVDEVATVRMLTEYRTLLSDLVHAHRGRVVDSPGDNLLAEFASVIDALTCAVEVQQSLKTRNTELPQARRMEFRIGINLGDVIVEGERIYGDGVNIAARLEGLAEAGGICLSGTVYDQVETKLAFAYEYLGEQPVKNIARPVRAYRVRIAAERSDAPAANAASPSVSSPGVRFSLPEQPSIAVLPFLNMSSDPEQEYFSDGITEDLITDLSKLSGLFVIARHSVLAYKDKIVKPEQVSRELGVRYVLEGSIRKAGQRVRITAQLIDATTGYHLWAERYDRNLEDIFTLQDEVTRRIVAALEVKLTEGEQHRLGTPLTANLDAYDTYLRGRELNARSTREANLAAMALFAQALALDPHFAMAHTCLGWGHFEQWSMGWSNDTSELDLAMAAAQRAIALDPLLPEGHRLLGVVHLWKRQYDVAIGEVEHAIALDPNHADAYAALADTLNFSGRPEETPPLVEKAMRLNPLYPTWYLWDLGHAYYLLKRYEDAIATFKRALTRNPNYFPAHGFLAVIHGERGATQEAQLAGQTSLRLSPAFSLDMFQQRLPYKDPVVLERVLTALRRSGLT, from the coding sequence ATGAGCAGCACGGAACATCCTTCTCTCCCCATGCCTCCCGTCGAGCGTCGCTTGGCCGCCATCCTCAGCGCCGATGTCGCCGGCTACAGTCGGCTCATGGGCGTAGATGAAGTCGCCACCGTGCGAATGTTGACCGAGTATCGCACGCTGCTGAGCGACCTGGTCCACGCCCATCGCGGACGGGTCGTCGACTCTCCCGGCGATAACCTGCTGGCCGAGTTCGCCAGCGTCATCGACGCGCTCACCTGCGCGGTCGAGGTCCAACAATCCCTAAAAACCCGCAACACGGAGCTTCCGCAAGCGCGCCGCATGGAATTCCGTATCGGCATCAATCTGGGCGACGTAATTGTGGAAGGGGAACGGATCTATGGCGACGGCGTGAATATCGCGGCACGATTGGAAGGGTTGGCCGAGGCCGGGGGGATTTGTCTCTCGGGCACGGTGTACGATCAGGTGGAAACGAAATTAGCTTTCGCTTACGAGTACCTGGGCGAACAGCCAGTCAAAAACATCGCCCGCCCGGTGCGCGCCTATCGCGTGCGCATCGCAGCCGAAAGGTCCGACGCTCCAGCCGCAAACGCAGCATCGCCGTCAGTCTCGTCCCCAGGGGTACGTTTCTCCTTGCCCGAACAACCATCGATTGCCGTCCTTCCGTTCCTCAACATGAGCAGCGACCCCGAGCAAGAGTATTTCAGCGACGGCATCACCGAGGATTTGATTACCGACCTCTCGAAGCTGTCGGGACTGTTTGTCATCGCTCGCCACTCTGTCCTGGCGTACAAAGACAAAATCGTCAAACCTGAACAAGTGAGTCGAGAACTCGGCGTCCGCTATGTCCTGGAAGGCAGCATCCGCAAAGCCGGGCAACGCGTGCGCATTACCGCCCAGCTCATCGACGCCACGACCGGCTATCACCTCTGGGCGGAACGCTACGACCGCAACCTGGAAGATATTTTCACCCTGCAAGACGAAGTGACGCGGAGGATCGTCGCCGCGCTGGAGGTCAAACTGACGGAAGGCGAGCAACACCGGCTGGGCACGCCACTGACCGCCAACCTCGACGCCTACGACACGTACCTGCGCGGGCGCGAACTCAACGCGCGGTCCACGCGGGAGGCCAACCTCGCAGCCATGGCGCTGTTCGCCCAAGCGCTCGCACTCGATCCGCACTTCGCCATGGCCCATACCTGTCTAGGCTGGGGGCATTTCGAGCAGTGGAGCATGGGATGGAGTAATGACACGAGCGAACTCGACCTGGCGATGGCGGCAGCGCAGCGCGCCATCGCCCTTGACCCGTTGCTCCCCGAGGGACACCGACTCCTCGGCGTCGTGCATCTGTGGAAGCGACAATACGACGTAGCCATCGGCGAAGTCGAGCACGCCATCGCCCTCGATCCGAATCACGCGGACGCCTACGCGGCGCTCGCCGATACCCTCAATTTCTCCGGCAGGCCCGAAGAAACTCCGCCCTTGGTGGAAAAGGCCATGCGGCTCAACCCCCTGTATCCCACCTGGTATCTCTGGGATCTCGGACACGCCTACTACCTCCTCAAGCGCTACGAAGACGCGATCGCCACTTTCAAACGCGCGCTCACCCGCAACCCGAATTATTTCCCCGCCCACGGCTTCTTAGCCGTGATTCATGGCGAACGTGGGGCCACCCAAGAAGCGCAGCTCGCAGGACAAACCTCGTTGCGACTCAGCCCAGCCTTTTCGCTGGACATGTTCCAACAGCGCCTTCCCTATAAAGATCCGGTCGTGCTGGAACGGGTGCTCACCGCGTTACGTCGCTCCGGGCTCACCTGA
- a CDS encoding PAS domain S-box protein has protein sequence MAQRKPRPQPIRAPRKHAADWTDALLDATQDAVVSIDHHGQIVHFNPAAERIFGYSKAEVQGKKVNLLMPVPYATEHDDYIARYEQTHEPHAIGRIRTVTARRKSGESFPMELSVTEIGTDNEVCYAAFIRDISEKVRLQERLVDRERMAAIGMTAAKLAHEIGNPLNSMAIAMQLLERRLTKHRDLLDEKIHASVRGLQSQITHLSNLLDEFRGLSRRQAVNRQPLDVLGLLQEIVAQEASHYAARGVTVQHEPEPQVPLVLGDGEKLKQVLLNLCKNAVEAMPAGGVLTVSARCDGVQVSIEVTDTGVGIPAGVNVFEPFVTTKAQGTGLGLSVAQQLVHAHGGTLSYTSEPGHGTTFQVVLPCAK, from the coding sequence ATGGCTCAACGGAAACCCCGACCGCAACCCATCCGCGCCCCGCGAAAGCACGCGGCAGACTGGACGGATGCCCTACTCGACGCCACGCAAGATGCCGTGGTGTCGATCGATCACCACGGACAGATCGTGCACTTCAACCCGGCGGCGGAACGCATATTCGGCTATAGCAAAGCCGAAGTGCAAGGTAAGAAAGTCAACCTGCTCATGCCCGTACCGTACGCGACGGAACATGACGACTACATTGCCCGCTACGAACAGACGCACGAACCGCACGCCATCGGTCGTATCCGCACCGTCACGGCACGGCGGAAGAGCGGCGAGTCCTTTCCCATGGAGCTATCCGTCACCGAAATCGGAACCGACAACGAAGTGTGCTATGCCGCCTTCATTCGCGACATTTCGGAGAAAGTCCGCCTGCAAGAACGCCTGGTGGACCGGGAGCGCATGGCGGCCATCGGCATGACAGCGGCCAAACTTGCCCACGAGATCGGCAACCCGCTCAACAGCATGGCCATCGCCATGCAACTCTTGGAGCGGCGGCTGACCAAACATCGCGACCTCCTCGACGAAAAAATCCACGCATCCGTACGCGGATTGCAAAGCCAGATTACCCATCTCTCCAATCTCCTCGACGAGTTTCGCGGATTGTCGCGGCGGCAAGCCGTCAACCGGCAACCGCTCGACGTGCTCGGTCTCCTCCAGGAGATCGTGGCCCAGGAAGCGTCACACTACGCCGCGCGCGGCGTGACCGTGCAACACGAGCCGGAACCGCAAGTCCCGCTCGTGCTCGGCGACGGCGAGAAGCTCAAACAAGTGCTGCTCAATCTGTGCAAGAATGCGGTGGAAGCGATGCCTGCGGGTGGCGTCCTGACTGTCAGCGCGCGCTGCGACGGAGTACAGGTGAGTATCGAGGTCACGGATACCGGCGTCGGCATTCCCGCTGGGGTGAACGTGTTCGAGCCGTTCGTCACGACCAAAGCGCAGGGAACGGGCTTGGGACTGTCAGTCGCACAGCAGCTTGTCCACGCGCATGGGGGGACGTTGAGCTACACCAGCGAGCCGGGGCATGGGACGACGTTCCAGGTCGTGCTGCCATGCGCGAAGTAG
- a CDS encoding thiolase family protein has protein sequence MRQVAVIGAGMTRFGKHIDRSMKDLAREAIEGALRSAGVDKEAVEAAAVGNAVAGLITGQECIRGQVVLRDMGIGGIPVINTENACASASTAFHLAWLYVASGMYDVVLAVGMEKLFHPDKKRTFQAIGSGIDVETAEEFARQMSGEQSAGAGESRSVFMDYYANLARQHMARYGTTREQFARIAAKNHTNGSLNPHAQFQTPRTMAEVLATPMIADPLTRMMCSPIGDGAAAVLVTSAEKARQLTAKPVVVRASALGSSQQHKEGEPGIVTKVARKAYDMAGIGPQEVQVIEVHDATAPAELLVYEELGLCNVGEGGKLIDDGVTALGGRLPVNPSGGLLAKGHPVGATGVAQIAEIFWQLRGEAGKRQVPGARVGLTENGGGVIDGENAAAAIHIFTV, from the coding sequence ATGCGACAAGTGGCAGTGATTGGTGCGGGCATGACCCGCTTTGGCAAGCACATTGATCGCAGCATGAAAGATCTGGCTCGGGAAGCCATCGAAGGCGCGCTGCGTTCTGCCGGCGTGGACAAGGAGGCCGTGGAAGCCGCGGCTGTCGGCAATGCCGTGGCCGGACTCATCACCGGCCAGGAATGCATTCGTGGGCAGGTCGTGCTGCGTGACATGGGCATTGGCGGCATTCCGGTGATTAACACGGAAAATGCCTGCGCCAGTGCTTCGACGGCGTTTCATTTGGCGTGGCTCTACGTGGCCTCGGGTATGTACGATGTCGTCTTGGCCGTCGGCATGGAGAAGCTTTTCCATCCCGATAAGAAGCGCACGTTTCAAGCGATCGGCAGCGGCATCGATGTGGAAACCGCAGAAGAATTTGCCCGCCAGATGAGCGGCGAACAGAGCGCCGGGGCGGGCGAGTCGCGCAGTGTGTTTATGGATTATTACGCGAACTTGGCGCGTCAACACATGGCGCGCTACGGCACGACCCGCGAGCAGTTTGCCCGCATCGCAGCTAAGAATCACACCAATGGCAGCCTCAATCCGCACGCGCAGTTTCAGACTCCGCGTACGATGGCAGAAGTGCTAGCGACGCCGATGATTGCCGATCCGCTGACCCGCATGATGTGTTCGCCCATCGGCGATGGAGCGGCAGCGGTGTTGGTGACCTCGGCGGAGAAAGCCCGCCAGTTGACGGCTAAGCCGGTGGTGGTCCGTGCCTCTGCGCTGGGATCGAGCCAGCAACACAAGGAAGGGGAGCCTGGCATCGTCACCAAAGTGGCGCGCAAGGCGTACGATATGGCGGGCATCGGGCCGCAAGAAGTGCAGGTGATCGAAGTCCACGATGCCACGGCGCCTGCCGAACTATTGGTCTACGAAGAATTGGGCCTCTGCAATGTGGGCGAAGGAGGCAAGTTGATTGACGATGGCGTGACGGCTTTAGGTGGGCGACTCCCGGTCAATCCCAGCGGTGGGCTCTTGGCGAAGGGGCATCCGGTCGGCGCAACTGGGGTGGCGCAAATTGCCGAGATTTTCTGGCAACTGCGCGGCGAAGCCGGCAAACGTCAGGTACCGGGCGCGCGGGTGGGCTTGACCGAAAACGGTGGCGGTGTGATCGACGGTGAGAATGCTGCCGCCGCCATCCATATTTTCACGGTGTAA
- a CDS encoding carbamate kinase produces MTLSKERIVIALGGNALLRKGDRGTAAEQAERSLAAMSAIALLLVPERQVVITHGNGPVVGNILLRQQRARASVPPMPLDVCGAESQGSIGYMLERALRQVLLQQGRPCSVATLFTLVEVDPQDPAFTHPTKPIGPFLSEEEARELGRSAAVARDADRGWRRVVASPAPQHILESTAINALLGAGIVVIALGGGGVPVICDAEQLLSGAEAVVDKDFSSSLLAREIAADSLAMLTDIDHVYLDFLSPQQRAIRRMTADEAWRHLQQGEFLPGSMAPKIEAGIDFLRGGGRRVLIGLPEELHLLLQGEAGTLMTP; encoded by the coding sequence ATGACTCTCTCGAAGGAGCGGATCGTTATTGCTCTGGGAGGAAACGCCTTGCTGCGTAAAGGCGACCGCGGCACGGCGGCTGAACAGGCCGAGCGAAGTCTGGCCGCGATGAGTGCGATCGCTCTATTGTTGGTTCCAGAGCGGCAGGTGGTGATTACTCACGGTAATGGACCGGTGGTGGGAAATATTCTTCTGCGTCAGCAGCGCGCGCGCGCAAGTGTGCCGCCTATGCCGTTAGACGTTTGCGGTGCCGAGTCGCAAGGAAGCATCGGCTACATGCTTGAACGCGCGCTCAGGCAAGTATTGTTGCAGCAGGGACGGCCGTGTTCGGTGGCGACACTTTTCACCCTGGTCGAGGTTGATCCTCAGGACCCAGCGTTTACGCATCCGACGAAACCTATCGGACCATTTCTTTCCGAGGAAGAAGCGCGTGAGCTTGGCCGTTCTGCTGCTGTGGCGCGGGATGCCGACCGGGGCTGGCGCCGTGTGGTGGCTTCCCCTGCGCCACAACATATTCTCGAAAGCACAGCAATCAATGCGCTGCTCGGAGCGGGGATTGTGGTGATTGCCTTGGGCGGTGGCGGCGTTCCGGTGATATGCGATGCCGAACAGCTGCTCAGCGGTGCCGAAGCCGTGGTGGACAAGGATTTTTCTTCGAGTCTTCTTGCCCGAGAAATCGCTGCCGACAGTCTCGCGATGCTGACGGATATCGACCACGTCTATCTCGATTTCCTCAGCCCACAGCAACGAGCAATCCGGCGGATGACGGCGGATGAAGCCTGGAGGCATCTCCAACAAGGAGAGTTTTTGCCGGGCAGCATGGCTCCGAAGATCGAAGCCGGTATCGACTTTTTACGTGGTGGCGGTCGTCGAGTGTTGATTGGCCTTCCTGAAGAACTGCACCTTTTGCTTCAGGGGGAAGCGGGAACCTTGATGACGCCATAA
- a CDS encoding PAS domain S-box protein yields the protein MKDERKNGQPSILAEMGMERDDFYRNLFENANDGLAIVKLDHTIVHLNRSMERLLGWSRKELIGKSDHTVLTPAGIASAQKREQQLRNGEKIPSTFEHEFLRKDGSTIWVEGRTRFIKAQDGTLIGFQGIYRDISERKAAEAALQESEKKYRGLYESIADGIVRSGEDDRIVECNQTFANLVGYSLQELKGRHCNDLTPERWHAVEDEIVATQVLPRGYSDEYEKEFIRKDGTLLPVAMKLWMMKDAHGEKQALWGIVRDIGERKAAQEAVQQSQQRYRTLVHSIDGIVWEADAVTFQFTFVSPQAEQLLGYPVEQWLSEPDFWSNHIHPEDRERTVSFCRAEVEQQRSHRCDYRMLTSDGRVIWLHDRINVIVENGRVTTLCGVMTDISERKQAEALLQAGRDFALQVMTAMGQGLVVTNAESVIEYINPAVTRIFGYRSEEVIGKSSFSFGAPEDQALIRQEFSRRHRGEISTYETRVLHVDGHYLSVLITSSPRWRDSTMIGAILIISDLTGRKQVEEERRHWEAQLIQAQKMEALGLLAGGVAHGFNNILTAMLGYSELIEDDLPEKSTAHRNLIEIIHAGRRAQDLVQQLLTFSRPSQGGKRWIRLQSIVEETLSLLHASLPKTVTLQQDLACPTETILADPAQIQQMVLNLGMNGAQAMGKRPGPLTVELRRIEGENAGSHMASARSSGPSLRLSVRDTGRGIEPEILPRIFDPFFTTKPIGEGTGLGLAIVHAVVTAHGGTVTVDSQLNCGTTFYVDFPLKPTADPRETAILRAIKEVV from the coding sequence ATGAAAGACGAACGAAAAAACGGCCAACCTTCGATCCTCGCGGAGATGGGCATGGAGCGGGACGACTTCTATCGCAACCTCTTTGAAAATGCCAACGATGGTCTTGCCATCGTGAAGCTCGACCACACTATCGTGCATCTCAATCGCTCGATGGAACGCTTGCTCGGCTGGTCCCGCAAGGAGCTGATTGGGAAAAGCGATCACACCGTTCTTACCCCTGCCGGCATTGCCTCGGCCCAGAAGCGGGAACAGCAATTGCGCAACGGAGAGAAGATTCCCTCAACTTTCGAGCATGAGTTCCTCCGTAAGGATGGCAGCACGATATGGGTCGAAGGTCGCACCCGTTTCATCAAGGCACAAGACGGAACCCTTATCGGTTTCCAGGGGATCTACCGCGACATTAGCGAACGGAAAGCGGCGGAAGCAGCGCTCCAGGAGTCGGAAAAGAAATATCGCGGACTGTACGAATCGATTGCTGACGGAATCGTACGTTCTGGAGAAGACGATCGTATCGTCGAGTGTAACCAAACGTTTGCAAACCTGGTGGGGTACTCTCTCCAAGAACTCAAGGGACGGCATTGCAACGACTTGACCCCCGAGCGTTGGCATGCCGTTGAAGACGAGATAGTGGCCACGCAAGTGCTTCCGCGTGGCTATTCCGACGAATACGAAAAAGAGTTCATTAGAAAAGACGGCACTCTTCTGCCCGTCGCCATGAAACTCTGGATGATGAAGGACGCTCACGGAGAGAAACAAGCGCTCTGGGGCATCGTCCGTGACATCGGCGAACGCAAGGCGGCGCAAGAAGCAGTGCAACAATCGCAGCAGCGCTATCGAACGCTCGTCCATTCCATCGACGGCATCGTGTGGGAAGCCGATGCCGTCACCTTTCAATTCACCTTCGTCAGTCCCCAAGCGGAACAGCTCCTGGGCTATCCGGTGGAGCAATGGCTTTCAGAACCTGACTTCTGGAGTAACCATATCCACCCCGAGGATCGAGAGAGGACAGTGAGTTTCTGCCGTGCTGAAGTCGAGCAACAGCGCAGTCATCGCTGCGACTATCGCATGCTCACGTCCGATGGGCGCGTCATCTGGCTGCACGATCGAATCAATGTGATCGTGGAAAATGGACGGGTCACAACCCTCTGCGGGGTCATGACCGACATCAGCGAGCGCAAACAGGCAGAAGCTCTGCTTCAGGCCGGGCGCGATTTCGCCCTCCAAGTCATGACCGCTATGGGACAAGGCTTGGTGGTCACCAATGCGGAGAGTGTCATCGAGTACATTAACCCCGCTGTGACTCGAATCTTCGGCTATCGATCGGAAGAGGTCATCGGCAAGTCGTCCTTCAGCTTCGGAGCGCCGGAAGACCAAGCGCTCATCAGACAGGAATTCTCACGGCGGCATCGGGGCGAGATATCAACATATGAAACCCGCGTTCTGCATGTGGATGGTCACTATCTTTCCGTTCTGATTACGAGTTCTCCTCGCTGGCGCGACAGCACCATGATCGGTGCCATCTTAATCATTTCCGACTTAACCGGGCGCAAACAGGTGGAAGAGGAACGACGCCACTGGGAGGCACAGCTCATTCAGGCACAGAAGATGGAGGCCCTTGGCCTCCTGGCCGGCGGGGTCGCGCATGGGTTTAACAACATCCTCACGGCAATGTTGGGCTACAGCGAACTCATTGAAGACGACCTCCCCGAAAAAAGTACGGCGCATCGGAATCTGATAGAAATCATCCACGCCGGACGACGTGCGCAAGACTTGGTGCAACAGCTCTTGACTTTTAGTCGTCCGAGTCAAGGGGGAAAACGATGGATACGCCTCCAGTCCATTGTGGAAGAAACCCTCAGCTTGCTTCATGCGTCGCTGCCGAAAACCGTCACGTTGCAGCAGGACCTCGCCTGCCCCACCGAGACTATTCTCGCGGACCCAGCTCAAATACAGCAGATGGTCCTGAACCTCGGTATGAATGGCGCGCAGGCTATGGGCAAAAGGCCAGGCCCCCTGACCGTCGAACTTCGACGAATCGAAGGAGAGAACGCAGGCAGCCACATGGCGAGCGCAAGGTCTTCCGGCCCGAGCCTGAGGCTTTCCGTTCGCGACACCGGTCGTGGGATCGAGCCAGAGATACTTCCTCGAATTTTCGACCCGTTTTTCACCACCAAACCGATAGGCGAAGGCACCGGCTTAGGATTAGCGATCGTCCATGCTGTCGTCACCGCTCATGGCGGAACGGTGACGGTAGACAGCCAGCTAAACTGCGGCACCACGTTTTACGTGGATTTTCCTCTGAAGCCAACAGCCGACCCTCGCGAAACCGCGATCTTAAGAGCGATCAAGGAGGTTGTGTAA
- a CDS encoding MMPL family transporter, producing the protein MERIYRVILHRPKLILFFLALVTVFFAYHARFIRIDSSIESLLPQDDPEKQYYNDVRRLFGSEDVAVVGLITDNIYTPQTLQKIKRLTEEFKKIPEVKSVFSLSNAPDIVAKILGEPQDLLIPELPTTMEAAAPLKDRVAAQPIYLKNLASADGRAAAINIVFLESITDNEFVRRGVDEKIQAVIDAENGGPEQLYYTGLPHFKAASAKAMAEDLSRLLPLALLLIVIVLALCVRSVRGVVLPVLAVLISLIWTLGIMVLCGSRLSLGTLALPPLILVLGIAYSLHVITEYFELARPGRTVKEVLIETGRSINAPVFMAAVTTVLGFLSLFTNNIVSIRDMGIYSAIGITIAFVLAVVFVPAALALLELPSRRSETDSPALTAALRTLTAHVIRHRYAIIGVSVVIGLLSLWPIPSIQVGSNFLSIFRENHPVRQASEMINRNLVGSMAFYVVIDGKENDIMRQWDTLKRLKELQEYINSLPGVDKTVSLVDYCDLFDQGMRSLPPEEGTEAVPPEQLKSFWEDPTRLTDVMQMIFLNPSYVGAVVNHPNYSRSNILVRTSLTRPSEVAAVVEKIHAFAKEHFPPADLVVHPTGSLILSSRTASNLISGQVQSLALTAAVIFVVMTLMFLSVRVGVIAMIPNIFPILMFFALMGVSGAVLSLSTNTIASIVLGLAVDDTIHIMSRLSAEVRTTADQKEALLRALSTVGKPTLYYSLLVFLGFLTFGLSSFVPVQEFGLLSAVTILFGVVAELALLPALLATTPVITLWNVLYLKLGRDPHKTIPLFAGLRPFQAKIVTLMGELRSFPKDEAIIRRGEQGNEMYVLISGTADVFIPAPNGNRRVNTLERGDVFGEMGLLRHHERTADVMATEEVEVLAVNERFLDRIKRRYPRIATEIFFNLSKILSDRLEQSQRGGK; encoded by the coding sequence ATGGAGCGCATTTATCGTGTCATTCTTCACCGTCCGAAGCTGATACTGTTTTTTCTTGCGCTGGTGACGGTATTTTTCGCTTACCATGCACGTTTCATTCGTATCGACAGCTCGATCGAGAGCTTGCTGCCGCAGGACGATCCGGAGAAACAATACTACAACGATGTGCGCCGACTCTTCGGCAGCGAAGATGTCGCGGTCGTCGGCCTTATTACCGACAACATCTACACTCCCCAGACGCTTCAGAAGATCAAGCGCCTCACCGAGGAATTCAAAAAGATCCCCGAGGTCAAGAGCGTTTTCAGCTTGAGCAACGCGCCCGACATCGTTGCGAAGATCCTCGGCGAACCGCAAGATTTACTGATTCCCGAACTGCCCACGACCATGGAAGCCGCCGCGCCGCTGAAAGACCGGGTGGCGGCCCAACCGATCTATCTCAAGAACCTAGCCTCGGCCGATGGCCGCGCCGCCGCCATCAATATCGTCTTCCTCGAAAGCATCACCGATAACGAGTTCGTCCGCCGTGGCGTCGATGAAAAAATTCAAGCCGTCATCGACGCCGAGAACGGCGGGCCGGAACAGCTCTATTACACCGGTCTGCCCCATTTCAAAGCCGCGTCGGCCAAGGCCATGGCCGAGGATCTCAGTCGGTTGTTACCGTTGGCGCTCCTCTTGATCGTGATTGTCCTGGCGCTGTGTGTCCGTTCCGTGCGTGGGGTCGTGCTGCCAGTCCTCGCCGTGTTGATCAGCTTGATCTGGACGCTGGGCATTATGGTCCTGTGCGGGAGTCGCTTGAGCCTCGGCACCCTGGCTTTGCCTCCTCTGATCCTCGTGCTGGGCATCGCCTACTCGCTGCATGTGATCACCGAGTATTTCGAGCTGGCGCGGCCCGGGCGCACGGTGAAAGAGGTGCTGATAGAGACCGGACGAAGTATTAATGCTCCGGTGTTCATGGCGGCGGTGACCACGGTCTTGGGCTTTCTTTCGCTCTTCACGAACAACATCGTCAGCATCCGCGACATGGGGATCTACTCCGCCATCGGCATCACCATCGCTTTCGTGCTGGCCGTGGTCTTCGTTCCTGCCGCGCTCGCGCTGCTCGAGCTTCCGTCCCGTCGGAGCGAGACCGACTCGCCGGCGTTGACGGCAGCGCTCCGGACGTTGACGGCTCATGTCATTCGTCATCGCTACGCGATCATCGGTGTCAGCGTGGTGATTGGGCTCTTGTCGTTGTGGCCGATTCCTTCGATCCAAGTAGGCTCGAATTTTCTCTCGATTTTCCGCGAAAACCATCCCGTCCGTCAGGCGAGCGAGATGATCAACCGCAATCTGGTTGGCAGCATGGCGTTTTACGTCGTGATCGACGGGAAAGAAAACGACATCATGCGGCAGTGGGATACGCTGAAACGCCTCAAAGAGCTGCAGGAGTACATCAACTCTCTACCGGGTGTGGACAAGACGGTGTCCCTGGTCGATTACTGCGATCTCTTCGATCAAGGTATGCGTTCGCTCCCACCCGAGGAAGGGACGGAGGCCGTGCCTCCAGAGCAACTCAAAAGCTTTTGGGAAGACCCGACCCGGCTGACCGATGTCATGCAGATGATCTTTCTCAATCCGAGCTATGTGGGCGCCGTGGTCAATCATCCCAACTACTCGCGCTCCAATATCCTCGTGCGCACCTCGCTGACGCGCCCGAGCGAGGTGGCCGCAGTCGTCGAAAAAATTCACGCGTTCGCCAAGGAGCATTTCCCGCCGGCCGATTTGGTCGTGCATCCGACCGGCTCCCTGATTTTGAGTTCGCGGACGGCGAGCAATTTGATCTCCGGCCAAGTGCAAAGCCTGGCGCTCACGGCGGCCGTGATCTTCGTCGTCATGACGCTGATGTTTCTTTCCGTCCGGGTCGGGGTGATCGCCATGATCCCCAACATCTTTCCGATCCTCATGTTCTTTGCTTTGATGGGGGTCAGCGGCGCCGTGCTCAGCCTGAGCACGAACACCATCGCCTCGATCGTGCTGGGGTTGGCGGTGGACGACACCATTCACATCATGTCGCGCCTGAGCGCCGAAGTGCGTACGACCGCAGACCAAAAAGAAGCCTTGCTGCGCGCACTGAGCACGGTGGGCAAGCCGACGCTGTACTACTCGCTCCTAGTCTTTCTCGGCTTTTTGACCTTCGGCTTATCCTCGTTCGTACCAGTCCAAGAATTCGGCTTACTGTCGGCTGTCACCATCCTGTTTGGCGTGGTTGCCGAGCTAGCGCTCCTTCCTGCGCTGTTAGCGACCACGCCGGTGATCACCTTGTGGAACGTGCTCTATCTGAAGCTCGGGCGCGACCCACACAAGACGATTCCTTTGTTTGCCGGGCTGCGTCCGTTCCAGGCTAAGATCGTCACCCTGATGGGCGAATTGCGATCTTTTCCCAAAGACGAGGCGATCATTCGCCGTGGCGAGCAGGGCAACGAAATGTACGTGCTCATCAGCGGTACGGCGGATGTGTTCATTCCCGCGCCGAACGGCAATCGCAGGGTCAATACCTTAGAACGTGGCGACGTCTTCGGAGAAATGGGCTTGCTCCGCCATCACGAGCGCACGGCTGACGTGATGGCGACGGAAGAGGTGGAAGTGCTGGCGGTGAACGAACGGTTCCTCGACCGCATCAAGCGACGCTACCCGCGCATCGCTACGGAGATTTTCTTCAACTTGTCGAAGATTCTGAGCGACCGCTTGGAACAGTCGCAGCGGGGTGGAAAATAG